The Metarhizium brunneum chromosome 5, complete sequence sequence GAAAATGACGGCATCCTGAGGTGCCAGTTTGCCCTTCTCGTCGTCTCTGTCAGAGTTATCACCACTCAATACAGCGAACGGCGGCTGGTACCTATAATGCTCCAGTACCAAGTTACTTGAGCTGCGCTTTTCGTCAACATGGTGTCGGGCGTGGTGCGGCGCGCACTGCCGCCACGACGCAACCTTGGAGAAATCTTCAACGCCACTGTTGGCCATTCTAGATTCAGTTCACACTCTCCTCAAGTCAGATTCATTCATTCAACGCCTTGCCATAGACATGTACTTCCACGATTCTCACCGGCGATATTTGGCCCACGAACCGAACAAACGCACGCAGCCTCAAGCCCCAAGCCGCATGCTCAGCAGACGGCATTCCGCCACTTCCAGGCCCTATCTTCTCATCTGCGGCCCTTTTCCTCCACGCGACTCACCCTTCAGCAAAATCAGCGCAAGAAAAGCAGTGACTCTGGCGTTTCAAACATGGGCGAAATTCAAGAGGAACCtcgcgacgaggacgaggacggtTTCAAAAAAAGtgacaaggcggccaaggctgctgagGTCGATTTATCAGCGAGACTGTCCAAAGAAGGGAAGTCTCAAAGCAAAGCTGGGTTTGGGGAGATATGGAGGCTCATAAAAGTTGCCCGACCGGAGATCCGATGGCTTGGGCTAGCCTTCTGTTTCCTCGTGATATCTTCTAGTGTCACAATGTCCATTCCCTTCTCTGTGGGCCGCATCTTGGATCTTGCCACAAAgggtgatgttgatgataTACGCCTGTTTGGCCTTACTCTGAATCAGTTCTTTATCGGCCTTGGTGCCATCCTTACCTTAGGCGCGATGGCGAATTTTGGCAGGGTTATTCTGCTCCGAATCGTTGGTGAGCGGGTCGTTGCCAGATTGCGATCGCAGCTGTACAGGCGGACATACGTGCAGGATGCGGAATTCTTTGATGCGAACCGAGTCGGAGATCTCATATCACGGCTCAGCTCGGACACTGTCATTGTCGGCAAGTCGGTAACGCAAAATCTGAGCGACGGCCTCCGAGCATTGTTTAGCGGTGGCGCTggcttcgccatcatggtctGGACAAGCCCCAAGCTGACTGGGTTACTTCTTCTAATGTTTCCGCCCATAGCAGTAGGCGCCGTCATTTACGGTCGTGCAATTCGGAATATTAGCAGGACAATCCAAAAGAACTTGGGTACTCTCACCAAAATCGCTGAAGAGCGTCTTGGAAATGTTAAAACAAGCCAAGCCTTTGTCGGCGAAGTTCAAGAGGTTGGCCGTTACAACAAACAAATCAGAAGAATATTCGCCCTTGGGAAAAGAGAGTCTCTCATCGCAGCCACTTTTTTCGCTTCAACCGGTTGGGCTGGCAACATGACCatcctggccatgttgattgTTGGAGGCAGCTTTGTTCGTTCGGGCGCCATGTCTCTAGGCGACCTTACCTCGTTCATGATGTACACTGCTTTCGCTGGCTCAAGTCTATTTGGACTTTCAGGATTCTATTCAGAACTCATGAAGGGAGTTGGAGCGGCGAGCAGGCTTTTCGAGCTCCAGGATCGTCGTCCCGGTATTCATCAAACGGTTGGTGTTCGAGTCAAGTCTGCACAAGGCCCCATCAAGTTCAGTGATGTTAGCTTCGCCTACCCAACGCGACCAGCAGTCAAGATCTTCAACGGATTGAACTTTGAGATTCCATCAGGGAGCAACGTCTGTGTGGTAGGGCCTTCAGGCGGTGGTAAATCTACGGTTGCTTCGCTACTGCTCAGATTTTATAATCCAACGTCTGGGTCAATCACCATCAACGGAGTCGACGTATCAACCATGAATGTCAAATCTTTAAGACGGCGGATTGGGATGGTGTCACAGGAACCGGTACTGTTTTCTGGCACGATTGCTGAGAATATTGCATATGGCAAGCCGAATGCAAGCCGAATGGAGATTATTGCAGCCGCACGAAGAGCCAATTGCAACTTTATCAGCGACCTTCCCGATGGCTTGGAAACCCAAGTGGGGGCTAGAGGATCACAATTGTCTGGTGGACAAAAGCAGCGTATTGCAATTGCTCGAGCATTGCTCAAGGACCCGGATATCCTTATTCTTGATGAAGCTACTTCGGCTTTAGACGCAGAGTCAGAGACGCTCGTTAATGAAGCTCTAGCCGGACTGTTGCGTGGTCACAGCACAACTATATCCATTGCACATCGACTGTCGACAATTAAGAGATCTGACCAAATCATTGTTCTCAATAACGAAGGCAAGGTGGCAGAGATTGGAAGCTACACCCAACTTGCCGCAGATAAGCATAGCGCATTTAGCAAATTGATGGAATGGCAAATGAGCGGCGGCGAGATTCCAGAGAAGCGATCATCTAATTCTGGCCCAGGGATCACTGAGGCAGAGGAAATAGAGGAAGACCTAGCACGCGAAGAAGACTTTCATGAAGATCCGGAAAAGGAGCACAAAGACCAAGAacgagaagagaaagaggagCGCCAACGTCAGTAAGCAATGACTCGGTTCGGGATGTCGCAACCGAAGCCCGGATACGCAAACTACGCATCCCGGTGTATGGTTTGCTTGGCGATATTTGCAGTAAGCTGGGTGGATTGCCGCGTACATTTGTGCGGTGTTGAGTTGGCCCATTTCGGGCACATTGTATTTTATTTCAAGTATGGTTTGTTGGTCGGGGTTGGAAGGCGCATACAGACAGACGTGGCGATAAACTCCACTCGCACTTTGGAGGGGTTGCAAACCGGTGAACAAAGAAGAGGGATGAAGAATCAGTACTTTTTTTTGTATATAGCGATATAAGGGGACAACTACTTAGGTACAGAAGAGCTATTCATAATGTGTAGCAAAATACAAAAAATCAACACGGATAATTTCGTCACTAGCCTTATTTAAACACAGTGTTACTCAGCAGTTAATGTCATTGGCCTGCGACGTCTGTTACAGCTGGTATTAATTTGCCCATGTGCACTGTGACGAAGGAAAAACAATTCAGCGGACTGAAGGGCCTGTTTGTGAGAGGAAttcgatcaattgatacgCTCAACCCCCGACATGATGTTAATGTCGACTTGTCACAGGCACGCCAACTCCACTGTCCACTAGCGTCTCTGCGCGCTACTCCCCACGTGCATGCGCTACTGGCCGAGTTCATTGCTCCAGCGCCTTCGATGTTGCCCCAGCCATCAATCTGCAATCAGGCTAACCGGCATTCCCCCCTTAAACTGTCAGTGAACGTCGCTTGTCAAATCGTCAATACCACCATTTATGGTGTCTGTACCTCTAATTTTGGTATTCCTTCTTGCAAGAAACTTCATCATCGCCCTGTATTCCAGCGTCTCCTGAGGGGTCGACAAGTCTTGAGCGCATCTCTCGAGTAGCTAGCCCTGTCCCGGACCCATACAgttatcaattgatagccATTCAACACGAAGAACTCTAGATGGCAAGTCAAAATATGTTCACGGTGTCTGAGGGCCAATTCAAGCATGGTGATTCCAGCTTCTACTCTAAAACTTGGACGGTACGCAGGATTCACTTGTGCCGTTGATTCTTCCCTCAGGATGCTGACCAAGCTCATCAATTCTCAGCCGGCCGGTCCCACAAAGGCCAAGTTGATCTTCGTCCATGGCTTCAGCGAGCATATTAACCGCTACAACGAATTTTTCCCAAAGCTTGCCGAGAAGGGCATTCAGGTATTTGGCTGGGACCAGCGCGGTTGGGGGCGCAGTGTCGCCAAGCCTGCTCAGAAGGGACTTACTGGACCGACCTCGCAGGTCATCGCCGATGTTGCTGCCTTTGTGAGGGACAAGCTTCCTGCCAAGGATAATGCTGACGCATCGCCGGTTTTCGTCATGGGCCATTCTATGGGTGGCGGTGAGGTGCTGACCCTTGCCGCGGATTCACAATATGCTAAACTGGTTGGCCAAGTCCGAGGATGGATTCTCGAATGTCCTTTTGTCGGATTCCCGGTAGGGGAGGAGCCCAGTAGCATTAAGATATTCGTCGGCCGCCTCATAGGTCGTCTTCTACCCAAGCAGCAGCTGAAACACGTCGTGCCGCCAGAGTACCTTAGTAGGGACGAAGCCGTTGTTCAGGCAGTGCGAGATGACCCTCTTTGCCATGATACTGGGACTCTCGAAGGTCTAGCTTCGCTCCTTGATCGGACAGCTCTGCTATCATCTGGTCGAGTTCAGCTTGGCAAGCACGTCAAGGGCGTGCTCTTAACTCATGGGACAGAAGATCGGGCATGCAGCTACGATGCTGCGCTTAGATTCATGGAACAGCAACACAGCGTCGAAGACAAGACGACAAAGTCATATCGTGGAGCCTATCACCAGCTTCATACAGACCACTGCAAAGATGAGTTTACAAATGATGTTATCGAATGGATCTTAGAGCGATGTCCCCCATCCACGGGGATGGCTGAACCTCGCGAAGCAAAGCTCTAGTGGGGCAGCGGCAACGCGAGAGCAAACCTGTCTGGTGTAATAACAGATGCTATGAAGTGGAAATACATACTCGCCGAACAAGGCTTGCCAATCATCGCTTGTCTGCAATTCGTTGGCCAAAGTTGATTAGTTACCAGAGGGAATCCGTAACAAGACTTTTGAATTGTATCAAACCATTTTGTACCTGAGTACTCGCTATAATATTTCGGTGTTTACTTCATCGACCCGTCCCTTACCTGACTTGGCACCGATAGGCTATACAATTAGGTGAGATTCACATTACCTGGGTATGTATGCATATTGCAGTGTTGGGGAAACTCCACCTCAATCACACCCAACAGTACCAAGACAGGTAAACACAGTAGATGGTTAAGCTTTTTCGGGGGCAATCTGTTGTCATGTTCAGATGAGAGGCCTCCCCGGTCACGCCTCGACAAACTGCTGCCAACTAGACTCTTTAGGGAGGGGAATTGTGGGCGGTGTGGGACATGGGAGaccgaacattgaagatctCAACTAGCTTGACAGCACTAGTTACTGCCTGGTCAACGACAAGAGTTGATCAATCAAAGATGTGAAATAAGTGGACTTCAACGGCGGGCACATCTAGTtaggtacatgtacttgGGCAGGGATGTGATTTCTAAACCCTCAAAAAAGGTTGGCAGTTGGCTTCTGCCTATTACCAACCTTCTCCGGCATCCTGTCGTGATGCAAGTGAATAACAGCGTCGCATGAAAAATAGATGACTCTAGCATTTATTAGCGCAGCCATCCGAGCACCAAGACCAATTGGCTTGCTGGAAAAAACCAGCACCCAGACGGTTGATGGTTTATTACGCCCATGGATCCTGAGTCCTGACAACGAGATTCGTCCAGGATTCATGCGTGTTATAGAGGAGGCGTGTCTGAGTCGGCTCGCATTGAGATCTTCGCTGTCATTCGTCATCTGCCCAGGTAGGTGGTGATTGCCACTTAAGCATCCTTGATAGTCTACCAGATCTTTTGCTGGCACTGAACTAGTCAATCTGTGTGCCACAATACAAAAATTAGTGCTCCCCTTCTTGATTTGTTGATTAATGCTGGAGAAGAGAAATGCGTGCATTTGCCGCGACGCTCAGACAAAAAGTCGACTGGTTGCTTTCCAAGGTTTCCATGCCTACTTAATATCTACCCACCCAACACCACACGCTCCTTCCGAGACACATCAGCAGCCTTTTTCGCACCTCTATACATGTAACCTGTCTTCGCCACTCCCAGAGGACGCACTCACTCCCCTCTTTCCCAGTTCCCTACTCTTCGGTGCCATATATCATATTTCCACCTTATGACCAGGGGCTGAGGACGACCCTCGAGGCTCTCAATATGACGCCAGACGGCAGCAATACCATCACtcaccatccatccatctttCACCTCCAACAGCTTTCGTCCCCCAGCAGCGGGAGCGGCTCTCGCGCGCCCGCGCGCCAAAACCAGCATCATtaccaccaccatcatgaaCAACATCGTGCCGCTAGTACATCCATAGAGCCCGTTGCCCCTCCTGGACAAGAGCAAGATGCCGTTGAGAGGCACCCATCTCACGCCACGGACGTGGAGAGTCAGATGACCGCCGGTCCAAATTCAAGGCTGCCGCGTCTTAGCATCGAGAGCGATCCATATGGGCTTTCATCGTCCTACAAGA is a genomic window containing:
- the mdr2 gene encoding ABC multidrug transporter mdr2, with the translated sequence MGEIQEEPRDEDEDGFKKSDKAAKAAEVDLSARLSKEGKSQSKAGFGEIWRLIKVARPEIRWLGLAFCFLVISSSVTMSIPFSVGRILDLATKGDVDDIRLFGLTLNQFFIGLGAILTLGAMANFGRVILLRIVGERVVARLRSQLYRRTYVQDAEFFDANRVGDLISRLSSDTVIVGKSVTQNLSDGLRALFSGGAGFAIMVWTSPKLTGLLLLMFPPIAVGAVIYGRAIRNISRTIQKNLGTLTKIAEERLGNVKTSQAFVGEVQEVGRYNKQIRRIFALGKRESLIAATFFASTGWAGNMTILAMLIVGGSFVRSGAMSLGDLTSFMMYTAFAGSSLFGLSGFYSELMKGVGAASRLFELQDRRPGIHQTVGVRVKSAQGPIKFSDVSFAYPTRPAVKIFNGLNFEIPSGSNVCVVGPSGGGKSTVASLLLRFYNPTSGSITINGVDVSTMNVKSLRRRIGMVSQEPVLFSGTIAENIAYGKPNASRMEIIAAARRANCNFISDLPDGLETQVGARGSQLSGGQKQRIAIARALLKDPDILILDEATSALDAESETLVNEALAGLLRGHSTTISIAHRLSTIKRSDQIIVLNNEGKVAEIGSYTQLAADKHSAFSKLMEWQMSGGEIPEKRSSNSGPGITEAEEIEEDLAREEDFHEDPEKEHKDQEREEKEERQRQ